In Candidatus Omnitrophota bacterium, a single genomic region encodes these proteins:
- the pgsA gene encoding CDP-diacylglycerol--glycerol-3-phosphate 3-phosphatidyltransferase, with protein MNIANRLTILRIVLTFVFMFFLFVNGLWAKVLSFVIFIFAALSDFLDGRIAQRRNMVTDFGKLMDPIADKILVLAAFAAFVQMQLIEAWMFVLIIFREILITSLRLFALNKGKVLSATKVGKHKTASQMIVIFTILVFIVAKEIMLAFFTWNPAWENLFHKGIYFLMLATIILTLYSGLSYLWDNRKIISKI; from the coding sequence ATGAATATTGCAAACAGGCTGACGATATTAAGGATAGTATTGACGTTTGTTTTTATGTTTTTTCTTTTTGTAAACGGCCTTTGGGCCAAAGTATTAAGTTTCGTTATCTTTATATTCGCTGCTTTATCTGATTTCCTCGACGGCAGGATAGCCCAAAGAAGGAATATGGTCACAGATTTCGGCAAGCTGATGGATCCCATAGCCGATAAGATCCTTGTCTTGGCGGCATTTGCCGCTTTCGTCCAGATGCAGCTGATAGAAGCCTGGATGTTTGTTTTAATTATCTTCAGAGAGATACTTATAACTTCATTAAGGCTGTTTGCGCTTAACAAGGGCAAGGTCTTGTCAGCTACTAAAGTCGGTAAACATAAGACAGCCTCGCAGATGATAGTTATTTTTACTATCCTTGTTTTTATAGTAGCCAAAGAAATAATGCTGGCATTCTTTACCTGGAATCCTGCCTGGGAGAACCTGTTCCATAAGGGTATTTATTTCTTGATGTTAGCAACTATTATTCTTACTTTATATTCCGGCCTGTCATATTTATGGGATAACCGTAAGATCATAAGTAAGATATAA
- a CDS encoding phosphatidylglycerophosphatase A has product MPVSGFNRFSIKLLSTFFYTGCFPLAPGTFASLVALFIYLSIRNNAAVQIGIILLLLVLGFFVCSRAEEVFNKKDPPYIVIDEVAGMFLSLLFIGYSFKLVFIGFFLFRLFDTLKVFPAARIERVGGAIGIMGDDIIAGLYANALLHLLLRVAPSIAS; this is encoded by the coding sequence ATGCCCGTGTCCGGTTTTAACCGTTTTTCTATAAAGCTGCTGAGTACTTTTTTTTACACAGGTTGTTTTCCTCTTGCGCCAGGGACATTTGCAAGCCTTGTAGCGCTGTTTATATATCTTTCGATCCGTAATAATGCAGCTGTTCAGATCGGCATCATTTTGTTGTTACTTGTGTTAGGATTCTTTGTCTGCAGCAGAGCCGAAGAAGTCTTTAACAAAAAAGATCCCCCTTATATAGTCATTGATGAAGTAGCCGGTATGTTTTTAAGTTTACTTTTTATCGGTTACAGCTTTAAGCTTGTTTTCATCGGGTTTTTCTTATTCAGGCTTTTTGATACCTTAAAGGTATTTCCTGCCGCAAGGATAGAGCGTGTAGGCGGAGCTATTGGTATAATGGGCGATGATATTATCGCAGGCTTATATGCTAATGCCCTGCTTCACCTGCTTTTGAGGGTTGCTCCTTCGATAGCTTCATAA
- the thpR gene encoding RNA 2',3'-cyclic phosphodiesterase: MRAFIAAQLPPAIKECLSETQNQLKTSGADVKWVEKENIHLTLKFLGNIDQDSTPPIKEVLNSTAKEFIDFTFRISNIGAFPGLDHPRVIYAGIDEGADKIKELIISLENKLLKIGIPKEDKDPVPHITIGRVRSFHNISSLKKQITGINPQQKAIIQKIALKEIFLFKSELSSAGPLYEAIEGATLKSR, from the coding sequence ATGCGGGCTTTTATCGCAGCACAATTACCTCCGGCTATAAAAGAATGTCTTTCAGAGACCCAAAACCAGCTGAAAACTTCGGGGGCTGACGTAAAGTGGGTTGAAAAAGAAAACATCCACCTCACCTTAAAATTCCTAGGCAATATAGACCAGGATTCAACACCGCCGATAAAAGAAGTTCTAAATAGTACAGCAAAGGAATTTATTGATTTTACTTTCAGGATTTCTAATATCGGGGCATTTCCCGGCCTTGACCATCCGCGGGTGATATACGCAGGGATTGATGAAGGTGCCGATAAAATTAAGGAGCTTATTATCTCTTTAGAAAATAAGCTCTTGAAAATCGGGATACCTAAAGAAGATAAAGATCCTGTCCCGCATATAACTATCGGAAGAGTAAGATCATTTCACAATATCAGCTCTCTAAAGAAACAGATAACTGGTATAAATCCGCAGCAAAAAGCAATAATCCAAAAAATCGCGTTAAAAGAAATTTTCCTATTTAAAAGTGAGCTTTCATCGGCTGGGCCTCTTTATGAAGCTATCGAAGGAGCAACCCTCAAAAGCAGGTGA
- a CDS encoding CinA family protein, producing the protein MKKIALRQLHRKLTDAGYSLAVAESCTGGLLSKFLTDLSGSSAYFIFGIVAYNNNAKIKLLNIPRHLIKNKGAVSKEVAQQMARNVKEILDTDIGVGITGIAGPTGGSKLKPKGTVFISLAKENHSITKRFIFKGNRLQIRNKSCAMALSMLDKLI; encoded by the coding sequence ATGAAAAAAATAGCCTTAAGGCAGCTTCACCGTAAACTAACGGATGCCGGATATTCTTTAGCAGTAGCCGAATCATGTACAGGTGGCTTGCTCTCAAAATTCCTCACGGACCTTTCCGGCAGCTCAGCATATTTTATTTTTGGCATAGTCGCTTACAATAATAACGCTAAAATCAAATTATTAAATATACCCCGGCACCTTATAAAAAATAAAGGCGCTGTTTCAAAAGAAGTAGCGCAGCAAATGGCAAGAAATGTAAAAGAAATCCTAGATACTGATATAGGCGTTGGTATAACAGGTATAGCCGGGCCGACAGGAGGCTCGAAATTGAAGCCCAAAGGCACGGTATTTATATCCTTGGCGAAAGAAAATCATTCAATAACCAAAAGGTTCATTTTCAAAGGCAACCGCCTGCAAATACGCAATAAATCCTGCGCTATGGCTTTAAGTATGCTGGATAAACTTATCTAA
- a CDS encoding bifunctional 3,4-dihydroxy-2-butanone-4-phosphate synthase/GTP cyclohydrolase II has product MFNNITEILEDLKNGKMVIVIDDEDRENEGDLLIAASFAKAEDINFMAKYARGLICVPMEEERLKFLNLQPMLERSAPFTKKDPFSTAWVISVDAAKGITTGISAHDRSITIAALINPQSHPEDLIRPGHLFPLKSAEGGVLVRAGHTEAAVDLMRLSGLYPAGVICEIMNDDGSMARLPELLKFSKEHNLRICSIADLIKYRRHFEKLVERIARAALPTPFGTFELVLYQDSIAKQTNVALIMGELNNDPILVRVHSACLTGDIFGSLRCDCGRQLNKAMEIIGKEKRGVILYMNQEGRGIGLIDKIKAYSLQEKGLDTVEANEALGHKADLRDYGIGAQILADLGVKNIRLITNNPRKIVGLEGHGLKIIDRVPLEVEPNPINYKYLKTKKDKLGHQLTL; this is encoded by the coding sequence ATGTTTAATAATATCACAGAAATATTAGAGGATCTTAAAAACGGCAAGATGGTCATAGTCATCGATGACGAAGACCGTGAAAATGAAGGCGATCTGCTTATTGCCGCATCTTTTGCCAAGGCAGAAGACATAAATTTTATGGCTAAATATGCAAGAGGCTTGATCTGCGTGCCTATGGAAGAAGAGAGACTAAAATTTTTAAATCTGCAACCTATGCTTGAGCGTTCAGCGCCTTTCACAAAGAAAGATCCGTTTTCCACAGCATGGGTTATTTCGGTTGATGCTGCTAAGGGGATAACTACCGGAATTTCAGCCCATGATAGGTCTATTACGATAGCCGCACTTATTAACCCTCAATCCCATCCGGAGGACCTGATACGGCCCGGTCATCTTTTCCCTCTTAAGTCTGCAGAGGGGGGGGTTTTGGTAAGAGCAGGGCATACTGAAGCAGCCGTAGATTTGATGAGATTGAGCGGGCTTTACCCGGCAGGCGTAATTTGCGAAATAATGAACGATGACGGCTCAATGGCAAGGCTGCCCGAACTGCTTAAATTCAGCAAAGAGCATAATTTAAGAATATGTTCCATAGCAGATTTGATAAAATACCGCAGGCATTTCGAAAAATTAGTAGAGAGAATAGCGCGGGCAGCTCTTCCTACGCCGTTCGGTACTTTTGAATTAGTGCTTTATCAAGATTCCATAGCTAAACAGACCAATGTAGCTTTAATTATGGGGGAATTGAATAATGATCCTATATTGGTAAGGGTGCATTCCGCATGCCTTACAGGCGATATCTTTGGGTCTTTGCGATGTGATTGCGGGCGGCAATTAAATAAGGCCATGGAGATAATCGGCAAGGAAAAAAGAGGGGTTATCCTTTACATGAACCAGGAAGGAAGGGGCATCGGTCTTATTGATAAAATAAAGGCCTATAGCCTGCAGGAGAAAGGGCTTGATACCGTAGAGGCAAATGAAGCCTTGGGCCATAAAGCAGACCTGAGGGACTATGGTATAGGAGCGCAAATATTAGCGGACCTTGGAGTAAAAAATATAAGGCTTATAACAAATAATCCGAGGAAAATCGTAGGGCTGGAAGGGCATGGTTTGAAAATAATAGACCGTGTTCCGTTAGAGGTTGAGCCAAACCCTATTAATTATAAATATCTGAAAACAAAAAAAGATAAACTTGGGCACCAATTAACTTTATAG
- a CDS encoding 6,7-dimethyl-8-ribityllumazine synthase, which produces MVKTIEGSLIAKGKKFGLIASRFNDFITKELISGCVDTLIRHGAQEKDISLVWAPGAFEIPAIAAKLSKSKSFDALICLGTVIRGSTPHFEYVASEAAKGIAKISQDSGLPVIFGVITADTIEQAIERAGTKDGNKGRDAAVSAIEMSNLFESLK; this is translated from the coding sequence ATGGTAAAAACGATTGAAGGCAGCTTAATTGCAAAAGGCAAGAAGTTCGGTTTAATTGCTTCACGTTTCAATGATTTTATTACAAAGGAATTGATTTCAGGTTGCGTCGATACCTTGATCAGGCATGGGGCGCAGGAAAAAGATATTTCGCTTGTTTGGGCTCCCGGCGCCTTTGAGATTCCGGCGATAGCCGCAAAATTATCAAAGTCAAAATCTTTTGATGCGCTTATTTGTCTTGGGACGGTAATACGCGGTTCAACGCCCCATTTTGAATATGTGGCATCTGAGGCGGCAAAAGGCATAGCAAAAATATCGCAGGATTCGGGTTTACCGGTAATTTTTGGGGTTATTACTGCAGATACTATAGAGCAGGCGATTGAGAGGGCCGGTACAAAAGATGGTAATAAGGGCAGGGATGCCGCTGTTTCGGCTATTGAGATGTCTAACTTGTTTGAATCATTAAAATAG
- the nusB gene encoding transcription antitermination factor NusB, whose amino-acid sequence MRKRTRSREFALQILYQIDITGWDYKDSLETFWNFNPSADIDDNVKEFTALIVAGVIKNLKDIDDKISSFAENWHLKRMAVVDRNIMRMACFEMLFCSDIPRKVSINEAVELAKKYSGVEAAKFVNGILDKIKKVNQ is encoded by the coding sequence ATGCGTAAAAGGACTCGCTCGCGTGAATTTGCCTTACAAATACTTTATCAGATAGACATAACCGGATGGGATTATAAAGATTCTCTTGAGACTTTCTGGAATTTTAATCCCTCGGCCGATATCGACGATAATGTCAAGGAATTTACTGCTTTGATAGTCGCAGGCGTGATTAAGAATTTGAAAGATATCGACGATAAGATATCTTCGTTCGCCGAGAATTGGCATCTTAAGCGCATGGCTGTCGTTGACAGGAACATCATGAGAATGGCCTGTTTTGAGATGCTTTTTTGCAGCGACATTCCCAGGAAAGTTTCAATAAATGAAGCCGTTGAGCTTGCTAAAAAGTATTCTGGTGTTGAGGCGGCTAAATTCGTGAATGGGATTTTGGACAAAATAAAAAAGGTAAATCAATGA